The Chelonia mydas isolate rCheMyd1 chromosome 1, rCheMyd1.pri.v2, whole genome shotgun sequence nucleotide sequence GGAGATAATGCACCACCAAAAGAGAATGGTAATGAGGTAAAGCAAACAGAAGCAAAAGATAATTACattagagatttttttccttAGCCAAAATGCACCGTTAGTGGAGATCGAAGCAGAGTAGAATAAAGACTGTGAGCTCATTTGCAatatcattatttttttttaccttcccaTAAATCCACTGTCTGGAAAATATCTGTTGTTCTTACTCCATAGATTTCAGCAGCTTTTAAGAATTGAGAAATTTGTTCCATCTGCTTGAAAGCCATTTTTGATTCAGAGATCTTTGGAATAGGTTCTTTTCCCTTTGGATGTAAACTGTTTATTAACTTGCACAACAGCTAagagataaaaatagaaacagaagtttaaaaaaaatcgaTTAGTTCCAGATCACTAAAGCAGAAGGTAATTTCTGTGTGTTGGATTATGCTGTGTGAAGCTCTGACATGGGTAGAATCTCTCAGAGaaatcatttctttaaaaaaaaaaaaaaaaaaaaaaagatagaaaaccACCACTGGTATCAATCTGAGTATTAAAGTGCCATTAAAGGTTTTATTAAATGACACCGATAACCTGATCAAATATGCATTGATCTACTGCaagaaataaaacaattatttacTAGGGGTTATGTAACAATTGACAGTAgtgggagaaaaaaggaaaactcAGCACTATCAATTGAAATATTGTTAAAGTACCATTGGCAGAGATTCAATAATTAGCCAGCAGCCAAGTCTTACTGCCCTGTGCAAACAGCAGCATTTGTGTGTTTATTTGATAAACCAATGGAATACAGCATAATAGCTCTAGAATTATTCCCAAGGAGAAAGACATCATCAAACGCACCAGTCTGtgtgtattacacacacaaacagcaaCACTTTTATTTTCTTCGCAAAAAAGTACAAACCTGATTGTAAAAGCAAGTCTCTTGTTCCTCTATGAGAAATTATAGCGAAGGAATGAGTCAAGCCTAACATACATATCCCGATACACTGGCAGAAAAATTATTCTGAAATAGCAAAAACGTCCTGATCAGAAGGAAACCAGTAATAGTACAGTCAATACGAGTAATATAGTCGAAAATAACCCATGTCCTCAGTCCTATGCAGTCAGATGAAAATACACAGTTAGGGTATAGATGTTAATAGACTAAGATGCATTGTACACATATAAATAATGCTTATATGAAATTAGATCAACACTTACCGTTCCATCCATtagccatttctgaaaattttgccttcCAGGAGGTGGATGCTCTATCTTTTCACCACTCTGTATAATAATCCAATCCACTAGCTTGTTCTCTAATTCCAGGTCATATTTCTGTTCAATCTTTTCCTGCACTTCTCGGCTTAAACCATAGCTCGGTCCTCTGTTAGCCATCTCTGGAACAAAAATACCAATTGTTTATCTATAGGGTTCTGATAACACTGATTTAAGTATATACACCAGCCCAAATCTATACGTCAATGCAGGTCGACtaccaaaaatcaaaacaaaagcagGCATTGGCTTTAATTGTTTTGCAGgggcaaaaatttaaaaaaaaataaatcatttttccacagtcaaacagcagcaaaaatcaaattacagtttaaattaaaatagattGCCAGTGAGATTTCTGCTATAGCAACAAAGAGATTCTAATAGAGTTTCAGATCAGTATCATCACTGCCAGCAAATCCAGAAGTACTTTAAAATTGCCTACATAATACTTGCTAATAACAAGAAGACTATACATGGGAACTCAAGGGATCCTTTCAGAGATGCAATCGGGGTGTGAGGTTTAGAAATCCAGAGACCATCGAATGGAAAATCACTGAGAAATTTAAGAAGAGATGAAGACTGCTGCGATACCCTGCTGTTGCAGCATCGTGATTTGAAGAACAGTGTATTGATCTGATTTTCCTCACGT carries:
- the TAGLN3 gene encoding transgelin-3 isoform X1 — its product is MLQQQEMANRGPSYGLSREVQEKIEQKYDLELENKLVDWIIIQSGEKIEHPPPGRQNFQKWLMDGTLLCKLINSLHPKGKEPIPKISESKMAFKQMEQISQFLKAAEIYGVRTTDIFQTVDLWEGKDMAAVQRTLMSLGSLAVTKDDGCYRGDPSWFHRKAQQNRRGFSEEQLRRGQNVIGLQMGSNKGASQSGMTGYGMPRQIM
- the TAGLN3 gene encoding transgelin-3 isoform X2, with product MANRGPSYGLSREVQEKIEQKYDLELENKLVDWIIIQSGEKIEHPPPGRQNFQKWLMDGTLLCKLINSLHPKGKEPIPKISESKMAFKQMEQISQFLKAAEIYGVRTTDIFQTVDLWEGKDMAAVQRTLMSLGSLAVTKDDGCYRGDPSWFHRKAQQNRRGFSEEQLRRGQNVIGLQMGSNKGASQSGMTGYGMPRQIM